The following are from one region of the Egibacteraceae bacterium genome:
- a CDS encoding LAGLIDADG family homing endonuclease: MQRDKALEMALGQIEKQYGKGAVMRMDEQAKVKIACIPTGALSLDLALGIGGLPRGRVVEVYGPEGSGKCLVADTHVWTDRGLETIAELFERCGQKASCTSRVTDVRHLGVRAVNEHGELEQIAALTHNNRHPVLRVRLKSGRTLSVTHNHPLRVVNDQGYIVWRKAGQIAEGDTVVSATFGAVEAAEGDGLTEDEAALVGYLVAEGSLSSRHAVRFTNWDHEVGDDFTRLMGGLFDVEVRCYDRKEYAAHSKAIRSELAERYGLDYVNAGGKTVPACIRTGGAKIQRAFLSALFEGDGWIDTSSTVGIASASEQLAREVQLMLYGFGIPATVSSSFNTTYERDYWTVTVNPASAHRFLDEIGFRSARRQAQVAANFRRSALDPQFENIPHVGNLVRTLRDDLGGDRELDRIAGDLFRSDMDLRCSRRRIAQIVAWAEQRALGGASAAIVGYLRHLAEARYTYEQVTAIEDGGLQPTFDIVLPGTHSFVANGVLSHNTTVALHAIAEAQKAGGIAAFIDAEHALDPSYASALGVDIEALLVSQPDNGEQALEIADMLIRSNAIDILVVDSVAALTPRAEIEGEMGDSHVGLQARLMSQALRKLAGTLNRSRTCAVFVNQIREKIGVMFGCLSYGTRVTLADGTQEKIGKIVNQRMPVEVLSFDPHLGEIVPKRVVNWFDNGPTEEFLNVVVARGGKNGRAQFSCTPNHQVRTPGGWREAQDLSVGDRVMQAAPHFLSEFQWEVMLGGLMGDSALSPTRSGHGARLRWGHGAKQVAYGDWKASLFANVRVSRSTNAKGAVFHDVQPLPELAELRNAVYIGGKKVLSHDYLKRLTPLSLAIWYMDDGGFTLRTTGKQERTQGGSGRADICVEAMEETSRDRLAAYLADAWGITSRLTVRAGKAVLQFRQSETAKLHALIAPYVHPSMEYKLLPRYRGQFQVEPVFGEKRYELMAMPITSIERKPRPQPERTTRRYDLEVEGTHNYFADGVMVHNSPETQPGGRALKFYSSVRLDVRRIESLKDGTDFVGNRVRVKVVKNKCAPPFRQAEFDIMFGHGISKEGSVLDVGVEHGIVKKAGAWYTYDGEQLGQGRENARSFLKEHDEVCAEIYKKVTEALGLVPTDVTGTDGDLDELPPGAAEQ, from the coding sequence ATGCAGCGCGACAAGGCCCTGGAGATGGCGCTCGGCCAGATCGAGAAGCAGTACGGCAAGGGCGCGGTCATGCGCATGGACGAGCAGGCGAAGGTCAAGATCGCCTGCATCCCGACGGGGGCGCTGAGCCTCGACCTCGCGCTCGGCATCGGCGGCCTGCCGCGCGGCCGGGTGGTGGAGGTGTACGGACCCGAGGGGAGCGGCAAGTGCCTGGTGGCGGACACCCACGTGTGGACCGACCGGGGGCTCGAGACGATCGCCGAGCTCTTCGAGCGCTGCGGCCAGAAGGCGAGCTGCACCTCGCGGGTGACCGACGTCCGCCACCTTGGGGTTCGGGCCGTGAACGAGCACGGGGAGCTCGAGCAGATCGCCGCCCTCACCCACAACAACCGCCATCCGGTCCTGCGTGTCCGCCTCAAGTCCGGCCGGACGCTCTCGGTGACCCACAACCATCCGCTGCGCGTCGTCAACGACCAGGGCTACATCGTCTGGCGCAAGGCGGGGCAGATCGCGGAGGGCGACACCGTGGTCTCCGCCACCTTCGGAGCCGTGGAGGCAGCAGAAGGCGACGGCCTCACCGAGGACGAAGCCGCACTCGTGGGCTATCTCGTGGCTGAGGGCTCGCTGTCGTCCAGGCATGCGGTGCGCTTCACCAACTGGGACCACGAGGTCGGCGACGACTTCACCCGTCTCATGGGAGGTCTCTTCGACGTCGAGGTGCGGTGCTATGACCGCAAGGAGTATGCGGCGCACAGCAAGGCCATCCGCAGTGAGCTCGCGGAGCGGTACGGCCTCGACTACGTGAACGCCGGTGGTAAGACGGTGCCCGCCTGCATCCGCACCGGCGGTGCGAAGATCCAGCGGGCGTTCCTGTCGGCGCTGTTCGAGGGGGACGGATGGATCGACACCTCGTCCACCGTGGGGATCGCTTCTGCGTCGGAGCAGTTGGCCCGCGAGGTGCAGCTCATGCTGTACGGGTTCGGGATTCCCGCGACGGTGTCGTCGTCGTTCAACACGACCTATGAGCGGGACTACTGGACCGTCACGGTCAACCCCGCATCGGCACACCGCTTCCTGGACGAGATCGGTTTCCGTTCAGCGCGGCGGCAGGCGCAGGTCGCGGCCAACTTCCGCCGCTCGGCGCTGGACCCGCAGTTCGAGAACATCCCCCACGTCGGCAACCTGGTGCGGACGCTGCGCGACGACCTCGGCGGTGACCGCGAGCTCGACCGGATCGCAGGCGACCTCTTCCGCAGTGACATGGATCTGCGTTGCTCACGCCGGCGAATCGCCCAGATAGTGGCGTGGGCGGAGCAGCGGGCGCTCGGCGGCGCCAGTGCAGCGATCGTGGGCTACTTGCGCCATCTCGCTGAGGCCCGGTACACCTACGAGCAGGTGACCGCGATCGAGGACGGGGGCCTGCAGCCTACGTTCGACATCGTGTTGCCAGGCACGCACAGCTTCGTCGCCAACGGCGTGCTGTCCCACAACACCACTGTCGCGCTGCACGCCATCGCCGAGGCGCAGAAGGCCGGGGGGATCGCCGCGTTCATCGACGCCGAGCACGCCCTCGACCCGTCCTACGCCTCGGCGCTCGGGGTCGACATCGAGGCGCTGCTCGTCTCCCAGCCCGACAACGGCGAGCAGGCACTCGAGATCGCCGACATGCTGATCCGCTCCAACGCCATCGACATCCTCGTGGTGGACTCCGTCGCCGCGCTGACCCCACGCGCCGAGATCGAGGGCGAGATGGGCGACAGCCACGTCGGCCTGCAGGCGCGCCTCATGAGCCAGGCCCTGCGCAAGCTCGCCGGCACCCTCAACCGCTCCCGGACCTGCGCGGTCTTCGTCAACCAGATCCGCGAGAAGATCGGCGTTATGTTCGGCTGCCTTTCCTATGGCACCCGCGTGACCCTCGCTGACGGCACGCAGGAAAAAATCGGCAAGATCGTCAACCAGCGTATGCCGGTCGAGGTGCTGTCGTTCGACCCCCATCTCGGCGAGATAGTGCCGAAACGAGTCGTCAACTGGTTCGACAACGGCCCCACCGAGGAGTTCTTGAACGTCGTGGTGGCTCGGGGTGGCAAGAACGGTCGTGCGCAGTTCTCCTGCACCCCGAATCACCAAGTTCGCACCCCTGGCGGTTGGCGGGAAGCGCAGGATCTGTCGGTCGGTGACCGCGTCATGCAAGCTGCACCGCACTTCCTCTCCGAGTTCCAATGGGAGGTCATGCTCGGTGGGCTAATGGGCGACTCGGCGTTGTCACCAACCCGGAGCGGGCACGGTGCTCGCTTGCGCTGGGGTCACGGAGCGAAGCAGGTCGCGTACGGCGACTGGAAGGCATCGCTGTTCGCCAACGTGAGGGTGAGCCGGAGCACCAATGCCAAGGGGGCGGTGTTCCACGACGTCCAACCGCTGCCCGAGCTCGCGGAGCTGCGCAACGCGGTCTACATCGGCGGCAAGAAGGTGCTGAGCCACGACTACCTGAAGCGCCTGACACCCCTGTCCCTGGCGATCTGGTACATGGATGACGGCGGCTTCACGCTGCGCACGACGGGGAAGCAAGAACGGACCCAGGGTGGCAGTGGACGGGCCGACATCTGCGTGGAGGCGATGGAGGAGACCTCTCGCGACCGGTTGGCGGCCTACCTCGCTGACGCATGGGGGATCACATCCCGCCTCACCGTCAGAGCCGGGAAGGCGGTCTTGCAGTTCCGCCAGAGCGAGACGGCGAAGCTTCACGCCCTCATCGCGCCCTATGTGCACCCCTCGATGGAATACAAGCTGCTGCCGAGGTATCGCGGCCAGTTTCAGGTCGAGCCGGTCTTCGGAGAGAAGCGCTACGAGCTGATGGCGATGCCGATCACCTCGATCGAGCGCAAGCCGCGACCGCAGCCGGAACGAACCACCCGCCGGTACGACCTCGAGGTGGAAGGCACACACAACTACTTCGCCGACGGGGTCATGGTGCACAACAGCCCGGAGACGCAGCCAGGTGGGCGCGCGCTGAAGTTCTACTCGTCGGTGCGCCTCGACGTGCGCCGGATCGAGTCGTTGAAGGACGGCACGGACTTCGTCGGCAACCGGGTGCGCGTGAAGGTCGTGAAGAACAAGTGCGCTCCGCCGTTCCGCCAGGCCGAGTTCGACATCATGTTCGGGCACGGGATCTCCAAGGAGGGATCGGTGCTCGATGTGGGGGTCGAGCACGGCATCGTGAAGAAGGCGGGTGCCTGGTACACCTACGACGGTGAGCAGCTCGGGCAGGGCCGGGAGAACGCCCGGTCCTTCTTGAAGGAGCACGACGAGGTCTGCGCGGAGATCTACAAGAAGGTCACCGAGGCGCTCGGGCTGGTGCCCACCGACGTGACCGGTACCGACGGCGACCTCGACGAGCTCCCTCCGGGCGCCGCTGAGCAGTGA
- the dapF gene encoding diaminopimelate epimerase, whose protein sequence is MRFIKAHGAGNDFVLLPDFDDALILSPALVRGLCARHTGVGGDGVIRLTPGRAGTDVFMDYWNADGSVSEMCGNGVRCVAKYVADRGMVDGDVIRVDTRDGVKAVEVAARHPDGRVARVRVDMGNPMTTGPKKVDVSPARLVDCPWSPPLGVPGTGELAVTAEQRFTEVTTLSMGNPHAVLVVDDVEQAPVAAWGPVIEHDDAFPRGTNVEFICVPARDRVIGRIWERGVGETQASGTGASAMAAAAHVLGLADRQVTVALPGGELVVDWTDETLYLTGPAVEVAEGQLHPERLDSR, encoded by the coding sequence ATGCGCTTCATCAAGGCACATGGCGCGGGGAACGACTTCGTCCTGCTCCCCGACTTCGACGACGCCCTGATCCTCTCCCCGGCGCTGGTCCGCGGCCTGTGCGCCCGCCACACCGGGGTCGGCGGCGACGGCGTCATCCGCCTCACCCCCGGCCGGGCGGGCACCGACGTGTTCATGGACTACTGGAACGCCGACGGCTCGGTGTCGGAGATGTGCGGCAACGGGGTCCGCTGCGTCGCGAAGTACGTCGCCGACCGGGGGATGGTCGACGGCGATGTCATCCGCGTTGACACCCGCGACGGCGTGAAGGCCGTCGAGGTGGCGGCGCGCCATCCCGACGGCCGCGTCGCCCGGGTGCGCGTCGACATGGGCAACCCGATGACCACGGGTCCGAAGAAGGTGGACGTCAGTCCCGCCCGCCTGGTGGACTGCCCCTGGTCGCCGCCGCTCGGCGTGCCCGGCACCGGGGAGCTCGCCGTCACGGCCGAGCAGCGCTTCACCGAGGTCACGACCCTCTCCATGGGCAACCCCCACGCCGTGCTCGTCGTCGACGACGTGGAGCAGGCGCCCGTGGCGGCCTGGGGGCCCGTGATCGAGCACGACGACGCCTTCCCGCGGGGCACCAACGTGGAGTTCATCTGTGTGCCGGCCCGTGACCGGGTCATCGGGCGCATCTGGGAGCGCGGCGTCGGGGAGACCCAGGCGTCGGGCACCGGCGCCTCGGCGATGGCCGCCGCCGCGCACGTGCTGGGGCTGGCCGATCGCCAGGTCACCGTGGCCCTACCGGGGGGAGAGCTCGTCGTCGACTGGACCGACGAGACGCTGTACCTGACCGGCCCGGCCGTCGAGGTCGCCGAGGGGCAACTGCACCCGGAGCGTCTGGACAGCCGATGA
- a CDS encoding RecX family transcriptional regulator, whose product MSEAATPPLDAAGETADEAAGDTVDKAAGDTVDKAFAFVLRSTANRPQTEAELAAKLRGREYDGAVIAATLERARAVGAVDDAAFAAAWVEDRGRRRGYGARRLRQELRRRLVSDDVAEAALAPLEARDELAVATDLARDRAQRLPATLQPEAVARRLVGFLARRGYPEGLARRAALTASGLDRDWD is encoded by the coding sequence GTGAGCGAAGCCGCCACCCCGCCGCTGGACGCCGCCGGCGAGACCGCCGACGAGGCCGCCGGCGATACCGTCGACAAGGCCGCCGGCGATACCGTCGACAAGGCCTTCGCGTTCGTGCTGCGCAGCACCGCCAACCGCCCCCAGACCGAGGCGGAGCTGGCGGCCAAGCTGCGCGGCCGCGAGTACGACGGCGCCGTCATCGCCGCGACGCTGGAGCGCGCCCGAGCGGTCGGGGCGGTCGACGACGCGGCGTTCGCGGCGGCCTGGGTGGAGGACCGGGGCCGCCGGCGCGGGTACGGCGCGCGGCGGTTGCGCCAGGAGCTGCGGCGCCGTCTCGTCAGTGACGACGTCGCGGAGGCGGCACTGGCGCCCCTGGAGGCTCGCGACGAGCTGGCGGTGGCGACCGACCTCGCCAGGGATCGCGCGCAACGGCTGCCCGCGACGCTCCAGCCCGAGGCGGTCGCGCGCCGGTTGGTCGGCTTCCTCGCCCGCCGCGGCTACCCCGAGGGGCTGGCCCGCCGCGCCGCCCTGACCGCCAGCGGCCTGGACCGCGACTGGGACTGA
- the thpR gene encoding RNA 2',3'-cyclic phosphodiesterase: MTDDAKARQFAAVEVPEEVRDAIEAATEPLRRSAVQVRWVAPDAYHLTLAFVGWVDDAGARALEDACAAAASTVQPFSMGLTGAAGTFGGGVLWAGLADCPPLERLASALRAGLGERGMRVEQRPFHAHVTLARAARDARIPRRLVDAYAGPRATWPVERLVTMRSRLRRSGARYRVEGAWPLGPV, encoded by the coding sequence ATGACGGATGACGCGAAGGCGCGCCAGTTTGCCGCGGTCGAGGTCCCCGAGGAGGTTCGCGACGCGATCGAGGCCGCCACCGAGCCGCTGCGTCGCTCCGCTGTGCAGGTTCGGTGGGTCGCCCCGGACGCCTACCACCTGACCCTGGCCTTCGTCGGCTGGGTCGACGACGCCGGTGCCCGGGCGCTGGAGGACGCCTGCGCCGCGGCGGCGTCGACGGTGCAGCCGTTCAGCATGGGTCTGACGGGGGCCGCCGGCACGTTCGGCGGCGGCGTGCTGTGGGCGGGCCTGGCCGACTGTCCGCCACTGGAACGGCTGGCCAGCGCCCTGCGGGCGGGGCTGGGCGAGCGCGGCATGCGCGTCGAGCAGCGACCCTTCCACGCCCACGTGACCCTCGCCCGCGCCGCGCGCGACGCCCGCATCCCCCGCCGCCTCGTCGACGCCTACGCCGGGCCGCGAGCGACGTGGCCCGTCGAACGGCTCGTGACGATGCGCTCCCGCCTGCGCCGGTCTGGTGCGCGCTACCGTGTCGAGGGCGCCTGGCCGCTCGGCCCGGTGTAG
- the miaA gene encoding tRNA (adenosine(37)-N6)-dimethylallyltransferase MiaA: MTARGVRALVGPTAAGKSAVALQAATRLDVEIVAVDAFTVYRGMDVGTAKPSTRDRARVPHHMIDVLDPSQECTVEWFQGAARAAITDVAERGRTPLLVGGSGLYFRAVVDPLAFPPTDPDVRAGIAARYAADPRVAHVHLAAVDPAAANRIDPDNLRRTVRALEVHQLTGRPFSAWRQAWDDHTSVYPDLRVVGLDVDRDDLTARIASRVETMLAGDGLVEECRRLATQPLSATARQAIGYAEVLDHLAGHHTLEEAAARIRTRTRRYAVRQIRWFKGDPRVRWADPAEAGEVLIG, from the coding sequence GTGACCGCCCGGGGGGTGCGGGCCCTCGTCGGACCGACCGCCGCGGGCAAGAGCGCGGTGGCGCTGCAGGCCGCGACGCGCCTTGACGTCGAGATCGTGGCGGTCGACGCGTTCACGGTCTACCGGGGCATGGACGTGGGCACCGCGAAGCCGTCGACGCGCGACCGGGCGCGGGTCCCCCACCACATGATCGATGTCCTCGACCCCAGCCAGGAGTGCACCGTCGAGTGGTTCCAGGGCGCCGCGCGCGCCGCGATCACCGATGTCGCGGAGCGTGGCAGGACCCCCCTGCTGGTCGGCGGGTCCGGCCTGTACTTCCGTGCCGTGGTGGACCCGTTGGCGTTCCCGCCCACGGACCCCGACGTGCGTGCGGGCATCGCCGCCCGGTACGCCGCCGACCCCCGCGTGGCGCACGTGCACCTGGCGGCCGTCGACCCGGCCGCCGCGAACCGCATCGACCCGGACAACCTGCGGCGCACGGTGCGGGCGCTCGAGGTGCACCAGCTGACCGGTCGCCCGTTCAGCGCGTGGCGGCAGGCGTGGGACGACCACACCTCGGTGTACCCCGATCTGCGGGTGGTGGGGCTGGACGTCGACCGTGACGACCTGACCGCGCGGATCGCCTCCCGGGTGGAGACGATGCTCGCCGGTGACGGTTTGGTGGAGGAGTGCCGGCGGCTGGCCACCCAGCCGCTGTCGGCGACGGCCCGCCAGGCGATCGGCTACGCCGAGGTGCTCGACCATCTGGCCGGCCACCACACGCTGGAGGAGGCGGCCGCGCGCATCCGCACGCGGACCCGCCGGTACGCTGTCCGACAGATCCGGTGGTTCAAGGGCGACCCCCGAGTACGATGGGCCGATCCGGCAGAGGCAGGCGAGGTACTGATCGGCTGA
- a CDS encoding PQQ-dependent sugar dehydrogenase: protein MGVVVKRRAGWLGATAALTVAVLLLAMPGGGAQEVTPIPVGPTVGLELVAAGLSAPVQVLSPPDGSGRLFIVDQVGRIRVVSANGVLREAPFLDLRDRMVALRPDFDERGALGLAFHPDYAANGRLFVYYSAPLRPEGPAGWDHTSHISEFTVSDDPDIADGGSERVVLQVDQPQANHNGGQVMFGPTDGHLYISLGDGGGGSDSGTGHTPAIGNAQDTTNVLGAILRIDIDGAEPYAIPEDNPFVGREGRDEIFAYGLRNPYRFTFDPGGDGALLAGDAGQALWEEVSVVVNGGNYGWNITEGTHCFDPDAPTQSPEDCPATGPGGDALIDPVIEYANSRQPGGVGAVIVGGHVYRGSDVPHLQGQYVFGDWSASSAEPDGTLLVAEPAGAGLWPIREIAVEDAAGGRLGHYVLGFGQDTDGEVYVLSSDRAAPSGDTGRVYRLTAADSGGAQACPPGEVDTAPFTDRAAIPAAHLANIDCASFHDIVEGFADGSSGPTLPVRRDQMASFLIRAAEFATDQQLASQTQAFTDVPRATTHFANVNAAAELGLAQGFGDGTYRPGNDVHRDQMTTFVIRLLAHLVGE, encoded by the coding sequence ATGGGGGTCGTCGTCAAGCGCAGGGCGGGGTGGCTCGGGGCGACGGCCGCCCTCACGGTTGCGGTGCTGCTCCTGGCCATGCCCGGGGGTGGTGCCCAGGAGGTGACGCCGATCCCCGTCGGGCCGACGGTCGGGCTGGAGCTCGTGGCCGCCGGGCTCAGCGCGCCGGTGCAGGTCCTGTCACCGCCTGACGGCAGCGGTCGGCTCTTCATCGTGGACCAGGTCGGGCGGATCCGCGTCGTGTCAGCGAACGGCGTGCTGCGGGAGGCACCCTTCCTCGATCTGCGCGATCGCATGGTGGCGTTGCGTCCGGACTTCGACGAACGTGGCGCCCTCGGGCTGGCGTTCCACCCCGACTACGCCGCCAACGGCCGGCTGTTCGTCTACTACAGCGCGCCGCTGCGGCCGGAGGGCCCGGCGGGCTGGGACCACACCAGCCACATCTCGGAGTTCACCGTCTCCGACGACCCCGACATCGCGGACGGCGGGTCGGAGCGGGTCGTGCTCCAGGTCGATCAGCCGCAGGCCAACCACAACGGCGGACAGGTCATGTTCGGGCCGACCGACGGCCACCTGTACATCTCGCTGGGCGACGGCGGCGGCGGCAGCGACAGCGGCACCGGCCACACGCCCGCGATCGGCAACGCCCAGGACACCACGAACGTGCTCGGGGCCATCCTGCGCATCGACATCGACGGTGCCGAGCCCTACGCGATCCCCGAAGACAACCCGTTCGTGGGCCGCGAGGGACGCGACGAGATCTTCGCCTACGGCCTGCGCAACCCCTACCGCTTCACGTTCGACCCGGGCGGCGACGGCGCGCTCCTCGCCGGTGACGCGGGACAGGCGCTGTGGGAAGAGGTCAGCGTCGTCGTCAACGGCGGCAACTACGGGTGGAACATCACGGAGGGCACCCACTGCTTCGACCCCGACGCGCCGACCCAGAGCCCCGAGGACTGCCCCGCCACCGGGCCCGGCGGGGACGCGCTGATCGACCCAGTGATCGAGTACGCCAACAGCCGCCAACCCGGCGGCGTCGGGGCGGTGATCGTCGGTGGCCACGTCTACCGGGGCAGCGACGTGCCGCACCTGCAGGGTCAGTACGTCTTCGGGGACTGGAGTGCCTCCTCCGCCGAGCCCGACGGCACCCTGCTGGTCGCTGAGCCCGCAGGTGCCGGGCTCTGGCCGATCCGGGAGATCGCGGTCGAGGACGCCGCCGGGGGACGCCTCGGGCACTACGTGCTGGGATTCGGGCAGGACACCGACGGTGAGGTCTACGTACTGTCGAGCGACCGTGCCGCCCCCTCCGGGGACACCGGCAGGGTGTACCGGCTGACCGCCGCCGACTCGGGCGGCGCGCAGGCGTGCCCGCCCGGTGAGGTCGACACGGCCCCGTTCACCGACCGCGCCGCCATCCCCGCGGCGCACCTGGCCAACATCGACTGCGCGTCGTTCCACGACATCGTCGAGGGCTTCGCCGACGGCAGCTCCGGCCCGACCCTGCCGGTGCGCCGCGACCAGATGGCGTCGTTTCTGATCCGCGCCGCCGAGTTCGCCACCGACCAGCAGCTGGCCAGCCAGACCCAGGCGTTCACCGACGTCCCCCGGGCCACCACCCACTTCGCCAACGTCAACGCCGCCGCCGAGCTCGGCCTGGCCCAGGGCTTCGGCGACGGCACCTACCGGCCCGGCAACGACGTGCACCGCGACCAGATGACCACCTTCGTCATCCGCCTGCTGGCACACCTCGTGGGGGAGTAG
- the miaB gene encoding tRNA (N6-isopentenyl adenosine(37)-C2)-methylthiotransferase MiaB, which translates to MSPRTYFIRTFGCQMNEHDSERAAGVLETMGYRPAASPEEAGLVLFNTCAIRENADNKLYGQLTSLKPLKDAHPDKTIVVGGCLAQKDQALMAERVPWVDVVYGTHNMGRLPELLAQADSAALPVVEILEHTEMFPSALPARREVAHHAWVSISIGCNNTCTFCIVPSLRGPEKSRKLGEVVAEVRALVEDGVREVTLLGQNVNSYGRDLVRAGQGGGGPGRNRTLFAELLHALGHVGGLARIRFTSPHPKDFTSDVFAAMRDVGPVCEQLHLPLQSGSDRVLKRMQRAYSARRFLELVTEARATIPGVAISTDIIVGFPGETDEDFAATLDVVGQAAFDSAYTFEYSTRPGTAAVELNGHVDPAEVGRRYRRLAAATRELSAAGNARQLGTVQELLIEGPSKTDPQRMSGRTRTNRLVHVPRVAAAQPGALVAARLTQAASYYLLGEVVAAVAPAPAARGGGRGGGARTALPLVAARGA; encoded by the coding sequence ATGAGCCCCCGCACCTACTTCATCCGCACCTTCGGGTGCCAGATGAACGAGCACGACTCCGAGCGCGCGGCGGGGGTCCTCGAGACGATGGGCTACCGGCCTGCGGCGTCGCCTGAGGAGGCGGGGCTCGTGCTGTTCAACACCTGTGCCATCCGCGAGAACGCCGACAATAAGCTGTACGGCCAGCTCACCTCGCTGAAGCCGCTGAAGGACGCGCACCCCGACAAGACCATCGTCGTCGGCGGGTGCCTGGCGCAGAAGGACCAGGCGCTGATGGCCGAGCGGGTGCCGTGGGTCGACGTCGTCTACGGCACCCACAACATGGGGCGCCTGCCCGAGCTGCTCGCACAGGCGGACTCCGCGGCGCTGCCGGTGGTCGAGATCCTCGAGCACACCGAGATGTTCCCGTCGGCGCTGCCGGCACGCCGGGAGGTCGCGCACCACGCCTGGGTGTCGATCTCCATCGGGTGCAACAACACCTGCACCTTCTGCATCGTGCCGAGCTTGCGCGGGCCGGAGAAGTCGCGCAAGCTCGGCGAGGTCGTCGCCGAGGTGCGCGCGCTCGTCGAGGACGGGGTGCGGGAGGTGACCCTGCTCGGCCAGAACGTCAACTCCTACGGTCGCGACCTGGTGCGCGCCGGGCAGGGTGGGGGTGGCCCGGGGCGCAACCGCACGCTCTTCGCCGAGCTGCTGCACGCGCTCGGCCACGTCGGCGGGCTGGCGCGCATCCGCTTCACCAGCCCGCATCCGAAGGACTTCACCTCGGACGTCTTCGCCGCCATGCGCGACGTCGGCCCCGTCTGCGAGCAGCTGCACCTGCCGTTGCAGTCGGGCTCGGACCGGGTGCTGAAGCGCATGCAGCGGGCATACTCGGCGCGGCGGTTCCTGGAGCTCGTCACGGAGGCCCGCGCGACCATCCCGGGGGTGGCGATCTCCACCGACATCATCGTGGGCTTCCCCGGCGAGACGGACGAGGACTTCGCGGCCACCCTCGACGTCGTCGGGCAGGCAGCCTTCGACTCTGCCTACACGTTCGAGTACTCGACGCGTCCGGGGACCGCGGCCGTGGAGCTCAACGGCCACGTGGACCCCGCCGAGGTCGGGCGGCGCTACCGCCGTCTGGCCGCGGCCACCCGGGAGCTGTCCGCGGCGGGCAACGCCCGCCAGCTCGGGACGGTCCAGGAGTTGCTCATCGAAGGGCCGTCCAAGACCGATCCGCAGCGCATGAGCGGGCGCACCCGCACGAACCGGCTCGTGCACGTGCCGCGCGTCGCCGCGGCACAGCCCGGGGCACTCGTCGCGGCGCGCCTCACCCAAGCCGCCTCCTACTACCTGCTCGGCGAGGTCGTCGCCGCGGTCGCGCCCGCGCCCGCGGCGCGCGGGGGCGGACGGGGTGGCGGTGCGCGCACGGCCCTGCCCCTGGTGGCGGCGCGCGGAGCGTGA
- a CDS encoding S-layer homology domain-containing protein produces the protein MRDGTWRTEPLRPVMAATIALALALAGVTSLPAPSAAAQDGAACPDDNPPAPFTDRTDIPLVHRANVDCAANSGITDGFADGTYRPTHRVRRDQMAAFVARVVDAAGAALPSAEDQGFADIGGNTHADDINRLAAAGVVMGTSATTYSPGALVRRDQIASFVLRATAHAQGVALSEHQSEEDRFTDVATGNAHRPNINGAAALGLAHGRTATTFDPAAPTRRDQMASFLVRTLSFLQGADLTALALRGDGLGAGLFFETPMGAAVERLTDQLGEPDDDSGWQTYCELAGPEEARTLTWADSLRVTFLHRAAPALEAYSSTPAADGSDPLALQTPLGLGLHDPSSDVEALYGDRATFAASGTNPFGSFWTVEPAEGGDQVVFVNGDDPSDPVMMIGGNVLFCE, from the coding sequence ATGCGTGACGGCACCTGGCGCACCGAGCCGTTGCGGCCGGTGATGGCGGCGACGATCGCACTGGCGCTGGCGCTGGCGGGGGTCACGTCGCTGCCGGCCCCCAGCGCAGCCGCGCAGGACGGCGCAGCCTGCCCGGACGACAACCCCCCGGCACCATTCACCGACCGGACCGACATTCCGCTGGTGCACCGGGCCAACGTGGACTGCGCGGCCAACAGCGGGATCACCGACGGGTTCGCCGACGGCACGTACCGGCCGACCCACCGGGTGCGCCGCGACCAGATGGCCGCCTTCGTCGCTCGCGTCGTGGACGCCGCCGGCGCCGCACTGCCATCGGCCGAGGACCAGGGCTTCGCCGACATCGGCGGCAACACCCACGCCGACGACATCAACCGCCTGGCGGCTGCAGGGGTCGTGATGGGCACCAGCGCGACGACGTACAGCCCGGGCGCCCTCGTGCGCCGCGACCAGATCGCCTCGTTCGTGCTGCGGGCCACCGCCCACGCCCAGGGGGTGGCGTTGAGCGAGCACCAGTCCGAGGAGGACCGGTTCACCGACGTGGCCACGGGCAACGCGCACCGACCCAACATCAACGGCGCCGCCGCGCTGGGGCTGGCGCACGGACGCACTGCCACGACCTTCGACCCCGCCGCCCCCACGCGTCGCGACCAGATGGCCTCGTTCCTGGTCCGCACCCTGTCCTTCCTGCAAGGCGCCGACCTGACGGCCCTGGCGCTGCGCGGCGACGGCCTGGGTGCCGGCCTGTTCTTCGAGACCCCCATGGGCGCAGCGGTGGAGCGGCTCACGGACCAGCTCGGCGAGCCCGACGACGACAGCGGCTGGCAGACGTACTGCGAGCTGGCCGGTCCGGAGGAGGCCCGGACCCTGACCTGGGCAGACAGCCTGCGCGTGACGTTCCTGCACCGCGCCGCGCCCGCGCTGGAGGCCTACAGCTCCACGCCGGCGGCCGACGGCTCCGACCCGCTGGCGCTGCAGACCCCCCTCGGCCTGGGGCTGCACGACCCCAGCAGCGACGTGGAGGCGCTGTACGGCGACCGGGCGACCTTCGCCGCCTCCGGCACCAACCCCTTCGGCTCCTTCTGGACGGTGGAGCCGGCCGAGGGCGGCGACCAGGTCGTCTTCGTCAACGGGGACGACCCGAGCGACCCGGTCATGATGATCGGCGGCAACGTGCTGTTCTGCGAGTGA